A stretch of Eubalaena glacialis isolate mEubGla1 chromosome 10, mEubGla1.1.hap2.+ XY, whole genome shotgun sequence DNA encodes these proteins:
- the LOC133099343 gene encoding LOW QUALITY PROTEIN: mitochondrial fission factor-like (The sequence of the model RefSeq protein was modified relative to this genomic sequence to represent the inferred CDS: inserted 1 base in 1 codon) gives MAEISRIQYEMEYTEGISQRMRVPEKLKVAPPNADLEQGFQEGVSNASVIMQVPERIVVAGNNEDIPFSRPADLDLIQSTPFKPLALKTPPRVLTLSERPLDFLDXEKPPPTPQNEEIRAVGRLKRERSMSENAVRQNGQLVRTDSIVTPSPQQVRVCPPRMLPEDGANLSSARGILSLIQSSTRRAHQQILDVLDENRRPVLRGGSAAATSNPHHDNARYGISNIDTTIEGTSDDMTVIDAASLRRQIIKLNRRLQLLEEENKERAKREMVMYSITVAFWLLNSWLWFRR, from the exons ATGGCGGAAATTAGTCGAATTCAATATGAAATGGAATACACCGAAGGTATTAGTCAGCGAATGAGGGTCCCGGAAAAATTAAAGGTAGCACCACCAAATGCTGACCTGGAACAAGGATTCCAAGAAGGAGTTTCAAATGCTAGTGTGATTATGCAGGTTCCAGAGAGAATTGTTGTAGCAGGAAATAATGAAGACATTCCATTTTCAAGACCAGCAGATCTTGACCTTATACAGTCAACTCCCTTCAAACCTCTGGCACTAAAAACACCACCTCGTGTacttacgctaagtgaaagaccACTAGATTTTCTGG TAGAAAAACCTCCTCCAACCCCTCAAAATGAAGAAATCCGTGCAGTTGGCAGGCTAAAAAGAGAGCGCTCTATGAGTGAAAATGCTGTTCGCCAAAACGGACAGCTGGTCAGGACTGACTCCATTGTGACACCATCGCCACAACAGGTTCGGGTTTGTCCTCCCCGTATGTTACCTGAAGATGGAGCTAATCTTTCCTCTGCTCGTGGCATTTTGTCGCTTATCCAGTCTTCCACTCGTAGGGCTCACCAGCAGATCTTGGATGTGCTGGATGAAAATCGCAGACCTGTGTTGCGTGGTGGGTCTGCTGCCGCCACCTCTAACCCTCATCATGACAACGCCAGGTATGGCATTTCAAATATAGATACAACGATTGAAGGAACCTCAGATGACATGACTGTTATAGATGCAGCTTCATTAAGACGACAGATAATCAAACTAAATAGACGTCTACAGCTTCTGGAAGAGGAGAACAAAGAACGTGCTAAAAGAGAAATGGTCATGTATTCAATTACTGTAGCCTTCTGGCTGCTTAATAGCTGGCTCTGGTTTCGCCGCTAG